One window of the Tachypleus tridentatus isolate NWPU-2018 chromosome 10, ASM421037v1, whole genome shotgun sequence genome contains the following:
- the LOC143228727 gene encoding CUB domain-containing protein 2-like: protein MHLVSCNGKLQTNCREKSCRLIRPCLLVLPLFLSSYFRGLEAMIKGHRGSSCNELIFSHTATIESPGYPLYYPPLLNCVYTIRKYKPEVCQVKIYVNDFQLDNSNQCACDFLCVDSRRYCGRMLRPKQTLTLDFPYWKNKLFLNFHTNWIRWGKGFSLEIHQKTNCDPSPSNRVTTPHPPPFCNALLRHPEGIITSLGYPQKYSNNMDCTYRFVRNGGDTCWLELTFVDFSVQATQDCSGDYLEIGESRFCGEIMNRRVETPFAPGENYIDIKFITDNSATNRGFYLTYKLISCNDISSSMESSLITSPSTRDVTVTPHPPRCNYYLTQRTGNITSSGYPVSYSNNMDCTYTITKLGRDICWLKITFVDFSLQKSDDCTRDYLGINVDNRFCGNVKNNHVEMYPFPTKVSFINLKFITDNSATSRGFDLAYQLVRCDEFPSSTEAPHKITTAEYISSSFDPETTVESVTESTTISEVKSTTPETSVCEYLIRSTFQSDCQKYIDCTSGTPKIKACPTGQLFMEVVTENIRIAECRDEKEVNCEGRNRISKDLDIPDADE, encoded by the exons GATTAGAGGCTATGATAAAAGGACACCGTGGAAGCAGTTGTAACGAGCTAATTTTCAGTCACACTGCTACTATAGAGAGTCCAGGCTATCCTCTCTACTATCCGCCATTGTTAAACTGTGTATATACAATAAGAAAATACAAGCCTGAAGTATGCCAG GTTAAGATATACGTAAACGATTTCCAGTTGGATAATTCTAACCAGTGTGCTTGTGATTTCTTGTGTGTGGACAGTCGGCGATACTGCGGTCGGATGTTACGTCCAAAACAAACAT tgACGCTGGACTTTCCATATTGGAAGAATAAATTATTCTTGAACTTTCACACAAATTGGATCCGATGGGGGAAAGGATTCAGCCTAGAAATCcatcaaaaaacaaactgtgatCCTTCTCCTAGCAACAGAG taacAACACCGCACCCGCCGCCCTTTTGCAACGCCCTTCTAAGGCACCCAGAAGGTATAATAACGAGTCTGGGATATCCTCAAAAATACTCCAACAACATGGACTGTACATACAGATTCGTTAGAAACGGTGGCGACACCTGCTGGTTAGAACTGACCTTTGTAGACTTCTCCGTTCAGGCCACTCAGGACTGTTCAGGAGACTATCTGGAAATAGGAGAAAGCCGTTTCTGTGGAGAAATAATGAACAGGAGAGTAG aaactcCATTCGCACCCGGTGAAAACTATATAGACATTAAGTTCATCACCGACAACAGCGCCACCAACCGCGGTTTTTATCTAACTTACAAACTAATTTCCTGTAACGACATCTCATCGTCCATGGAATCATCTCTGATTACTTCACCATCCACCAGGGACG ttacagtgacACCTCATCCACCAAGATGCAATTATTACCTAACTCAAAGAACAGGAAATATAACCAGCAGTGGCTACCCAGTCAGTTACTCTAACAATATGGACTGTACATATACTATCACTAAGCTCGGTCGCGACATCTGTTGGCTGAAGATCACATTTGTAGATTTTTCTTTGCAGAAGAGCGACGATTGCACGAGAGATTACTTAGGAATTAATGTTGATAACCGTTTCTGTGGCAACGTTAAAAACAATCACGTGG AAATGTATCCCTTTCCTACCAAAGTGAGTTTTATCAACCTCAAGTTCATCACCGATAACAGCGCCACCAGCCGGGGTTTTGATCTCGCATACCAGTTAGTCCGCTGTGACGAATTTCCATCGTCCACAGAGGCACCTCACAAAATAACCACTGCCGAGTATATTTCTTCTTCATTCGATCCGGAAACAACAGTAGAATCAGTTACAGAGTCCACAACCATATCAG AAGTCAAATCCACGACCCCAGAGACATCTGTTTGCGAATATCTAATCCGTTCTACGTTCCAGTCTGATTGTCAAAAATATATTGACTGCACGAGTGGTACTCCCAAAATAAAAGCCTGCCCTACTGGCCAGTTGTTTATGGAAGTAGTGACTGAAAATATTAGGATTGCTGAATGTCGAGATGAGAAGGAAGTTAATTGTGAAG GCCGTAATAGGATCTCTAAAGACTTGGACATACCAGATGCAGATGAGTGA
- the LOC143228001 gene encoding uncharacterized protein LOC143228001, with protein MEDFNFRSLTSEKCVKLQDFPLTLHHLSIRNSIIDRSVFFYTNIGKPVTFDLEILDLGRCVYLADGNIHQWPNLPQLKELFLEGCPFIDKHLLESIMGLQRTLKVLDIEGSYGFETAVFIIGENTVNLEELYVGCTLTKDCSLFLITKGMFKHLKKLCLSGTRVTDTGLEHLTSIVLSLTWLKLDMTHVSNRCISNVRRLLPEVVVIKNTNVTVFRVFRNEGCAHYLNKAHHLL; from the coding sequence ATGGAAGATTTTAATTTTCGGTCACTAACAAGTGAAAAGTGTGTCAAACTTCAAGATTTTCCACTTACATTGCATCATTTGTCTATCAGAAATTCCATCATTGATCGAAGTGTATTCTTTTATACTAATATTGGGAAACCTGTTACATTTGATTTAGAAATTTTAGACCTAGGGAGATGTGTATATCTTGCTGATGGGAACATCCACCAGTGGCCAAACTTACCTCAATTAAAAGAACTTTTCTTGGAAGGATGtccttttattgataaacatCTTTTAGAAAGTATAATGGGGCTTCAAAGAACTCTAAAAGTGCTTGATATAGAAGGATCATATGGATTTGAAACAGCTGTATTCATCATTGGAGAAAACACAGTGAACTTAGAGGAACTTTATGTTGGGTGCACATTGACTAAAGACTGTAGCTTGTTTTTGATTACAAAAGGAATGTTCAAACATCTTAAAAAGCTCTGTCTTTCAGGAACTCGTGTTACTGATACAGGCCTGGAACACCTTACATCAATTGTACTCTCTCTGACATGGTTGAAATTGGACATGACTCACGTGAGTAACCGGTGCATCAGCAACGTGAGGAGACTTCTCCCTGAAGTTGTTGTTATAAAGAACACAAATGTGACAGTTTTCAGAGTTTTCAGAAATGAAGGTTGTGCTCACTACCTGAATAAAGCTCACCACTTGCTGTAG